The genomic region tttgtttgttaagctGTTGTACCAATTGCAGTTATTATATAGCAAGGCCATTATAcgtttatgatatttattatgcagAAGTAAAACTTAGGAAAtgtcaatgttgtttatttggttTCTATTCAACGAACTGGTAAAATAATTCacaaatttacgaactacttatGCTGATGTACTGGTAAACATCCGACGTTGTTTTTGGTAgaaaatagccgaggagttccaaatggtctattttcataattatgcaggtaaataaatatattgagttTGTCGTCTGCAGCATAACTCAGTGTTAATTcaactgttttattgaaatggtaGTATATCCATCATTATCTTCTTGTTTTGAACGCGCTGTAAaactgtattattattatcagtcAAAAGATGACATTAAAACGGAAAATCCTGCCATgcatagaacaaaacaacaatctacttgaaaaaatattgaagataACTCCATTGAATAAAtagtttttgtaaataagagacaaatttgtttcttacatcttttgcaataaaatgaatcTTATTTTAAAGACCTTAACACTTAACAATAATAAGGAAGTATAGCTGGATGCAGCTCAGGGAGTCGCAGAGTAATACCCGTAGCCCTGAACATTTTCCACCGACTGCGTGTAGGAACTGTACAGTCTGCAATTGTCTGAAACAAGTCATAAAAATGCAATGTGTTGCGTGTATCATATTATTGCAGTTAAAAACATACAACTAAAATACGGAGATAACTCGTCTTTTTCCACCCAAACATTAATTGCGTATGCATGTTGATATGAGGAAAGACCTGTGTTCCTGAAACTTACCCGAATGCATTAGCTATATCATGGTATATTATAATTACACTCGTTGCTACATACAGTTCATCATTCGATATTTTTTCGCACACCAATAGTCTAATTTCGTACATTTAAGCCACCTTTAAATAATGAGGTTGcttgaaagaaatatgatatacatgtacttgtatttgCCATTTTATCATAGAAATCGTTGTCTAATACAATCGTTGTCTAATACAAGacgttttctcccacctcaaaCAAGTAGATCCAAAAtattaaccatgctagaaattctaatcttgcccacgggcaaagtaAAAACAAGTACCctacattgtaattacctcccttgttgaagacttaTGTCTGTatcatcatagaaaccttgtcttgtggcaatatttagaatgctgaGTAATTACATTTCGCTTCAAATGCACCATATAAAGgatttcacgcacctttcaagaaataatgcctCACTTTGCTCTCAACtgtttaaagaccgatttgactattaacataatctgaatcactgcgcgcatatccatgacaactatCACATATACATACGCATTTATTGTCACTACGCTCAagagagttccagcaaaaaatacattttacttaattttgtttaactgaggtgggagtaaaagcatctaccatagccgctcgtgtaagataggttcatgcCAACCCACTCGCAGGGTGTTtgcgcaaaacaccctacgctcgtcTCGGGATGAACCTATGATACTTTAATAaagatgttattaaataaatgtaaatatcgCATACACTGGCCAAAATTTTGAACGTGTCATGAAGAAAGCATTGCAATCTTTTTAGTACAACCTACAATTACAGCCAGTGCAATTGCacataggcaatcattaagtactaggctagattattaagaatttaaacTTTCTTGGGGTTTTAATGGTCCGTCTACTGTTACTCATCCGACACACACTACTTGCATCAGAAACAGCGTTAATAATGTATCAGTCAATGAGATTgcattctaagtcagttagatgacctgaagtcgTATCTTATTGATTAAGAAAAGGCTCGTAAACTACGCTCACTTcctgtcatctaactattacaaaatccttgtgtcagattttgcgttgacaatgtgtcagccgaTGAGTTTGCATTCTAATTCAGTTAGATGACCTCATCTAactatttcttaattttaaaaatcaactgGCATTGCCAATTCAATAAATGAAGCACGTCCATAAAAATGACTACATGGTATAGAAAGGGAGATTGATCGATGATTATCATATTTAATGCTGGTATATCAAGTATTAAAGATATCCACAGCAATGAACGGCAAAAACACACCTTAACATATGTCCATTGGCCCCATTTAGATAAACATATcagtaataaaaatgatttaaaacatattaaaatgttaataagtaAATATTCTACGGAGAAATCGTAACTCGGTACaactattttttaacaaatactaCACGGTTTTGTTTTGATCTAGATTGTTTTCTTTGGAATGATTTTGAACAACATATTCTATAAGAAAATACGTGACACTGTTTAAAAAGAGTGAAAACATACAGGAGTTTGCAGGGGGTCCAACGTATTTTTTTGCGAAATCTTAAGTgaggaaaatattaaatacgaaacaaaaatgtaaataaaatattatatagcTAAAATAGGTAAAAGAATTGTACCTTTTGACTAAAACGCAGTTTCAAGTAacacaattttctattttcactttgtaaacaagcaatcgtttagcttatacattcaataactgttttgttaatGGCTCCCTAAACAACCTTGAGAAGCTTACGCGTCTGGTCGCTGGGTAGGCGTATTCATATTGCGATAAAAGTGATATAAACTTACTTCCTAGGTCAAAATATCCTCCGAAAACAAAATGCGTTCACAAACCGCCATTCTGTTCCGCATCTAACATTTCCCTTACGTAAGCTTCCGCAGAAATAAATTACGTTGGACCCCCCTGGTTTGTATCATACAATGTCTGTTTGTTGTACAATGagtttttttctaatattgGGGCCAGGGAACCGCTTCAATATAGGTTAACGATAGAAGTTGTaacttcaattattttaaatctgGTAAAACCTCACAAATGGCAATGCATGGATAGTTTTACGTTCTCTATCTTTGTAGTCATGTTTGATACTGACTTAAGTTCATTTCACCCAAATATGTAGCCCAATAATAaaactatgacactaagataaCGACTAAAATCGGATAAGATGTTATATTGTAACGGCTCACATGGACGGCAAAACTATTCACAAGTGCACAGTCAATATAGCCGTCCAgctatacatgtaaataaacatgACATCACTTACTGTTTGACGTGAAACACTTCCATATATTGCATCCCTGCCACCTATCACTAGGATCAGTGGTGTAACACCACAAATAGCCGGACAAATCCGGGTCTCTGCAGTAGTTCTCGGCATCTGCCATCGAGTTTTCGGGCAGATATGTTGGCCCCAGGCCATGATAATGGGGAGAGTTTGTGTCCCATCTTTGACAGGTTTTTCCATTGAACGTGATGTTCCATTTACCAGTGTAGTCCAGGTAACTCGCCGTACTGATACAACGCTCGCCGTCCATGTCTAAAAGACAACCCAGATATGGCTATTGTAAAATCATAACGCTCTCCGTCCATATCTAAAGGGCAACACATATATGAATAACGTTAAATCAGAACGCTCACCGTCCATGTCTAAAAGGCAACACAGATATGGATATGGTTAAATCAGAACGCTCACCGTCCATATCTAAAGGGCAACACAGATATGAATATCGTTAAATCAGAACGCTCACCGTCCATGTTTAAAAGGCAACACATATATGAATATCGTTAAATCAGAACGCTCACCGTCCATGTCTAAAAGGCAACACAGATATGAATATGGTTAAATCAGAACGCTCACCGTCCATGTCTAAAAGGCAACACAGATATGAATATCATTAAATCAGAAAGATCAGTGTCCATATCTAAAAGGCAACACAGATATGAATATCATTTAATCAGAACGATCAGTGTCCATGTTTAAAAGGCAAGACAGATGTGAATATGGTTAAAGAATTTTTATGAGTAGGAATGAATACCTTGTATATAACGATATGAGCTACAGACACTAATTTTGTACCTGAAATTTGCGTATAAGGTCTAGTTCGATGATACAAAGATCAAACGGTTAATTCGGacctcctcggccattttccatcgaaaacaacttcggatggACGCCGGtatatcagtagaagtagttcgattatttttaaaacatatatttattaaataatttatctaAGCTTGtcaaatattcaacttaagttaagCTTATGGTCATTCATTATTTACATCATTTACTTCATTGGtcagttaataataataataataataataataataataataataataataataataataataataataataataataataataatgatactattctaataataataataataataataataataataataataataataataataataataaaaataataacaattatctgattgaaatattttcttttattttgctACGTAGTGGCTCATGGTGACTAAGAACT from Mya arenaria isolate MELC-2E11 chromosome 3, ASM2691426v1 harbors:
- the LOC128226106 gene encoding plasminogen-like, yielding MAGTTAVKFSGPGLPNLPYNQDKSFIIKEISTPSKIECAAQCSAHGGCSAIMFKTADMDGERCISTASYLDYTGKWNITFNGKTCQRWDTNSPHYHGLGPTYLPENSMADAENYCRDPDLSGYLWCYTTDPSDRWQGCNIWKCFTSNNNCRLYSSYTQSVENVQGYGYYSATP